One window of Chloroflexota bacterium genomic DNA carries:
- a CDS encoding ABC transporter permease translates to MSETTSKKSPWLDAAWAIGPVLLGLLLTTLALIAIGADPAKAYATMWNGAFGSAEKLSSVMDAWVPLVLCSVGLLITFTAGLWNIGIEGQIAMGAIFATWVARTFDLPAEVLVPLLFVAGAMGGMVWALLVGVLKVYGRVHEIFGGLGLNFVAMGIALYLIIGPWKREGIASTSGTEPFRPAAVLPNFPGLSIGPIEIVIAIIALVIVYLALRGTQWGLKLKAIGKNIRSAFWLGIPTSRYMLGAFALCGALAGIAGAEQSAGVWARLIPSISGGYGYLSILVVLLSGFQATGVPFVAFFFAAVTKGSVSLPLDLQIDSALGGVLQGIIVLLVVLAQGVRAKFR, encoded by the coding sequence ATGAGCGAAACGACGTCGAAAAAATCACCCTGGCTCGACGCCGCGTGGGCAATCGGTCCAGTTCTACTCGGTTTGCTGCTAACGACGCTCGCGCTCATCGCGATTGGCGCAGATCCGGCGAAAGCGTACGCGACGATGTGGAACGGCGCGTTCGGTTCGGCGGAAAAACTGAGCAGCGTGATGGATGCCTGGGTGCCGCTCGTGCTCTGTTCGGTCGGCTTGCTCATCACGTTCACCGCCGGGTTGTGGAACATTGGCATCGAAGGACAAATCGCGATGGGCGCGATATTCGCGACCTGGGTCGCGCGCACGTTCGACTTGCCCGCTGAGGTGCTCGTTCCGCTTCTTTTTGTCGCGGGCGCGATGGGCGGAATGGTGTGGGCATTGCTCGTCGGCGTGCTCAAAGTGTACGGACGCGTCCACGAAATTTTTGGCGGGCTGGGTTTGAATTTCGTCGCGATGGGCATTGCGCTCTATCTCATCATCGGTCCGTGGAAACGCGAAGGCATCGCGTCCACGAGCGGCACCGAACCGTTTCGCCCTGCCGCGGTGTTGCCCAATTTTCCGGGTCTGTCCATCGGTCCCATTGAAATTGTGATCGCGATCATCGCGTTGGTCATCGTGTACTTGGCTCTGCGCGGAACGCAGTGGGGCTTGAAGTTAAAAGCGATTGGCAAAAACATTCGCTCGGCGTTTTGGCTCGGCATTCCGACGAGTCGGTACATGCTGGGCGCGTTCGCGTTGTGCGGCGCGTTGGCTGGCATTGCCGGCGCGGAGCAATCTGCCGGGGTGTGGGCGCGACTGATTCCTTCGATCTCTGGCGGGTACGGTTATCTCTCGATTCTCGTCGTTCTGCTCTCCGGCTTTCAAGCAACGGGTGTGCCGTTCGTCGCGTTCTTTTTCGCGGCGGTCACCAAAGGCAGTGTGTCGCTCCCGCTCGATCTGCAAATTGATTCCGCGCTCGGCGGTGTATTGCAAGGCATCATCGTGTTGCTTGTTGTGCTCGCCCAAGGGGTGCGCGCCAAGTTTAGATAG
- the ade gene encoding adenine deaminase: MEISTLIKVARGEEPADILLKNARVVNVFSGEVEETGVAIKHMSIIGLGNDYPAHRVIDLRGRYIAPGFIDAHVHIESAMVPPFEFARAVVPHGTTSVIIDPHEIANVLGVEGIRYMLEASKYTPFSVYVMVPSCVPATNLETNGGILRWSDLIQFKSDPWVVGLGEMMNYPGVLHRDENVLDKLRAFADKRIDGHAPGVTGRDLEGYVAAGIMSDHECTTADEAREKIRLGMRVMIREASNARNLKALLPVITPWNARRVLFVTDDRFPSDLIDEGHIDFMLRTAIREGLDPITAIQIATLNAAEYFNLHDLGAIAPGRRADLVIFDDLYKLNVEQVYRGGKLVARNGRVLPQEESPRHPPVRNSMNINWRKVDLRLHANGHKKVRVMGIVPEQIVTTQSIEAARIENGFAVSDPSRDVLKLAVIERHQATGNVGLGFVRGLGLKRGAIGSSVAHDSHNIILAGTNDDDMMTAARAIAAMQGGLVAVADGQVLARVPLPIAGLMSDQPLERVREELDDVEQAAHDLGCNLHGPFMALAFLALPVIPELKLTDKGLVDVNKFDFVPVFAD; this comes from the coding sequence ATGGAAATCTCCACGCTCATCAAAGTCGCACGCGGCGAAGAACCGGCGGACATCCTGCTCAAGAACGCGCGCGTCGTCAATGTCTTTTCCGGCGAAGTCGAAGAGACCGGCGTCGCAATCAAACACATGAGCATCATCGGGCTGGGCAACGATTATCCGGCGCACCGTGTCATTGATCTGCGCGGACGCTACATCGCGCCAGGATTCATAGATGCACACGTCCACATCGAAAGCGCGATGGTCCCGCCGTTCGAATTCGCGCGCGCGGTCGTCCCGCATGGGACTACATCCGTCATCATTGACCCGCACGAAATCGCGAACGTGCTCGGCGTCGAAGGCATCCGCTACATGCTCGAAGCGAGCAAGTACACACCGTTTAGCGTCTACGTGATGGTGCCTTCGTGCGTCCCCGCAACGAATCTCGAAACGAACGGCGGCATTTTACGCTGGTCTGATCTCATCCAGTTCAAGAGCGATCCCTGGGTCGTCGGCTTGGGTGAGATGATGAACTATCCCGGCGTGTTGCACCGGGACGAGAACGTGCTCGACAAACTGCGCGCGTTCGCGGACAAACGCATTGACGGGCACGCGCCCGGCGTGACGGGACGCGACCTCGAAGGGTACGTCGCCGCCGGGATTATGAGCGATCACGAATGCACGACCGCCGACGAAGCGCGCGAGAAAATCCGGCTCGGTATGCGCGTAATGATTCGCGAAGCGTCGAACGCGCGCAACTTGAAGGCATTGCTCCCGGTGATTACACCGTGGAACGCGCGCCGCGTCCTGTTCGTCACCGACGACCGCTTTCCCTCCGATCTGATTGACGAAGGACATATTGATTTCATGCTCCGCACCGCGATTCGCGAAGGACTCGACCCAATCACCGCGATCCAAATTGCAACGCTGAACGCCGCCGAGTACTTTAACTTACACGACCTCGGCGCGATTGCGCCAGGTCGCCGCGCCGACCTCGTCATCTTCGACGATCTCTACAAACTGAACGTCGAGCAGGTGTATCGCGGCGGCAAACTGGTCGCGCGCAACGGACGCGTTCTGCCGCAGGAAGAATCGCCGCGCCATCCGCCCGTTCGCAATTCGATGAACATCAATTGGCGCAAGGTGGATTTGCGTTTGCATGCAAACGGGCATAAAAAAGTGCGCGTGATGGGCATCGTGCCGGAACAAATCGTCACGACGCAAAGCATCGAAGCCGCGCGCATCGAGAATGGCTTTGCCGTTTCCGATCCGTCGCGCGATGTGCTCAAGCTCGCGGTCATCGAGCGGCATCAAGCGACCGGCAACGTCGGCTTGGGTTTCGTGCGCGGGCTGGGTCTAAAACGCGGCGCGATCGGTTCGAGCGTCGCGCACGATTCGCACAACATCATCCTCGCCGGCACGAACGATGATGACATGATGACCGCCGCGCGCGCGATTGCCGCGATGCAAGGCGGCTTGGTCGCGGTTGCCGACGGGCAAGTGCTTGCGCGCGTCCCGCTGCCGATTGCCGGTTTGATGAGCGATCAACCACTCGAACGCGTACGCGAAGAATTGGATGATGTTGAACAAGCCGCGCATGACCTGGGATGCAATCTGCACGGTCCGTTTATGGCGCTCGCCTTTCTCGCGTTGCCAGTGATTCCGGAATTGAAACTCACCGACAAGGGACTGGTGGATGTGAACAAGTTCGATTTCGTGCCGGTGTTCGCGGACTAA
- a CDS encoding antitoxin family protein translates to MATPKTVTLIYANGVFTPVEKIKLRPREKVRAKIIPFAPPTRKTTPRKRVCADLTKDELVKQRIRESFGRWADRDDIGDAVEWVNEIRAGWEERMKRIYSDG, encoded by the coding sequence ATGGCAACTCCCAAAACAGTAACTCTGATTTACGCGAATGGCGTGTTCACCCCAGTCGAAAAAATAAAACTGCGCCCGCGTGAAAAAGTGCGCGCCAAGATTATACCGTTTGCGCCACCCACGCGCAAAACGACGCCGCGCAAGCGTGTGTGCGCAGATTTGACGAAAGACGAACTCGTTAAACAGCGCATCCGCGAGTCATTTGGCAGGTGGGCGGACCGTGACGACATTGGCGACGCTGTAGAGTGGGTCAACGAAATTCGCGCCGGCTGGGAAGAACGCATGAAAAGAATCTACTCCGATGGCTGA
- a CDS encoding ABC transporter permease gives MDTNLLILTLASMLADSSPLVFAVIGETLSEKSGVTNLSLDGTILLSAMVGFAVAFTTDNLYLAFLAAMLVGALIAAIIAFSSIVLKLDQIAVGFVLTLLCGDLSTFFGNPFVRKPYEGVQNFPIPLLADIPVIGRIFFNQNVVVYLSVILIFAAWWWIYKTQLGLKLQGIGEKPAAAFARGTNVNLQRFIYTLIGGALVGFGGAAYSLFVKLGWSYHHTYGLGWIALSIVIFGGWHPVRAAIGAYIFGGLQSVSGLAQSIPAFANVPTQVFQTAPFAVMIIALLVVSNESIDRFFSGSPMSRKIWQSLRGMPPGALGTTFEQE, from the coding sequence ATGGATACCAATTTACTGATCCTTACACTCGCCTCCATGCTCGCCGATAGTTCGCCGCTTGTGTTCGCGGTGATTGGCGAAACATTATCGGAAAAATCCGGCGTCACGAATTTGTCGCTCGATGGGACGATTTTATTGAGCGCGATGGTCGGCTTTGCCGTCGCGTTCACGACCGACAATTTGTACCTCGCATTTCTCGCGGCGATGTTGGTTGGCGCGCTCATCGCGGCAATTATCGCGTTCTCCAGCATTGTGCTCAAGCTCGACCAGATCGCAGTGGGTTTCGTGCTCACCTTGCTCTGCGGCGACCTCTCGACTTTTTTTGGCAATCCATTCGTCCGCAAGCCCTACGAAGGCGTCCAGAATTTTCCAATTCCATTACTCGCGGATATTCCGGTGATCGGCAGGATATTTTTCAATCAAAACGTCGTCGTCTATCTCAGCGTCATTTTGATTTTCGCGGCGTGGTGGTGGATTTACAAAACGCAACTGGGGTTGAAACTGCAAGGCATCGGCGAAAAACCGGCGGCGGCATTCGCGCGCGGCACGAACGTAAATCTGCAACGATTTATTTACACGCTCATCGGCGGCGCGCTCGTCGGCTTTGGCGGCGCGGCGTACTCGCTGTTCGTCAAACTGGGTTGGAGTTATCATCACACGTACGGGCTGGGGTGGATCGCGCTTTCGATTGTGATTTTCGGCGGCTGGCATCCGGTTCGCGCGGCGATTGGCGCGTACATCTTTGGCGGCTTGCAATCGGTCAGCGGCTTGGCGCAGAGTATTCCCGCGTTTGCGAACGTGCCGACCCAGGTTTTCCAGACTGCGCCGTTCGCGGTGATGATTATCGCGTTGTTGGTTGTGAGCAACGAATCAATTGATCGTTTCTTTAGCGGCTCGCCCATGTCGCGCAAGATTTGGCAATCGTTGCGCGGCATGCCGCCCGGCGCATTGGGTACGACATTCGAGCAAGAGTAG
- a CDS encoding nucleotidyltransferase family protein has product MNKFDNLRDKILPILQPYGVTRIALFGSVVRGEETPESDIDILVDFEEPRKKPFGLFKWIQLEEELSKRLGRKADLVPAKGLKKRIRPTVEREMVILYEKPRQLRTIRRHSRRHQTHRVVHARHE; this is encoded by the coding sequence ATGAACAAGTTCGACAATCTCCGTGATAAAATTCTGCCCATCCTCCAACCCTACGGTGTCACGCGCATCGCGCTCTTCGGCTCGGTTGTGCGCGGGGAAGAAACGCCAGAGAGTGATATTGATATTCTCGTGGATTTCGAAGAGCCACGTAAGAAACCGTTTGGCTTGTTCAAATGGATACAACTAGAAGAAGAATTGTCAAAACGTCTGGGAAGAAAAGCGGATTTGGTTCCCGCCAAAGGATTGAAAAAACGTATCCGACCTACCGTCGAAAGGGAAATGGTAATTCTCTATGAAAAACCCCGACAACTACGGACGATTAGAAGACATTCTCGTCGCCATCAAACGCATCGAGTTGTACATGCGCGGCACGAATGA
- a CDS encoding BMP family ABC transporter substrate-binding protein, with amino-acid sequence MLKKLSLFMVVILGLALIAACAPAPAPTPAPPTAAPKPTDAPKPAAGITFGVVLVGPYNDHGWSEAHYQGAQYVKSKLPGSDFIYLDKLNPADRPGTTLEQVVNDMKSKGVKLIITTSDDFQTDTLAVAPKFPDITFINASGDSAWKDGKNFKDIKNLGNFMGKMEYMKMVAGCSAALSTQTGKIGFLGPLINDETRRLADMAYLGAKYCWTTYAKKPAADLKFDVKWIGFWFNIPGVTLDPTKVANDFYNAGNDVVISGIDTTEALVVAGQRAKKGEKVWAVSYDYKDGCKEAEDVCLGVPYFNWGPRYLKTVKDFQAGAYKAAWDWDGPDWKDINNPDTGAVGFTFGKALSAANKTQVETFIKGLGDGSINLFKGPITLQDGSVYVKDGATATDKEIWYLPQLLQGMTGQSAPSK; translated from the coding sequence ATGTTGAAAAAACTTTCGCTGTTCATGGTGGTCATCCTGGGTCTCGCGTTGATTGCGGCGTGTGCGCCCGCGCCAGCGCCGACACCGGCTCCGCCGACTGCCGCGCCGAAGCCGACGGACGCGCCCAAGCCCGCCGCCGGGATTACGTTCGGCGTCGTCCTCGTTGGTCCGTACAACGATCATGGCTGGAGCGAGGCGCATTACCAAGGCGCGCAGTACGTCAAGAGCAAACTTCCCGGCTCCGATTTCATTTACCTCGACAAACTCAACCCCGCCGATCGTCCCGGCACGACGCTCGAACAAGTCGTGAACGACATGAAATCCAAGGGCGTGAAATTGATCATCACGACCTCGGACGATTTCCAGACCGATACGCTGGCGGTCGCGCCGAAATTCCCGGACATCACCTTCATCAACGCGTCCGGCGACAGCGCCTGGAAAGATGGTAAGAATTTCAAGGACATCAAGAATCTCGGCAACTTTATGGGCAAGATGGAATACATGAAGATGGTTGCCGGCTGTTCCGCCGCACTCAGCACGCAGACAGGCAAGATCGGTTTCTTGGGTCCCCTCATCAACGACGAAACGCGCCGTCTCGCGGATATGGCATACCTCGGTGCTAAATACTGCTGGACGACGTACGCGAAAAAGCCCGCCGCCGATTTGAAATTCGACGTGAAATGGATCGGGTTCTGGTTCAACATTCCCGGCGTCACGCTCGACCCGACCAAGGTTGCGAACGATTTCTACAACGCGGGCAATGACGTCGTGATCTCCGGTATTGACACGACCGAAGCGCTCGTCGTCGCCGGACAACGCGCGAAGAAGGGCGAAAAAGTCTGGGCAGTGTCGTACGACTACAAGGACGGCTGCAAGGAAGCCGAAGACGTGTGCCTCGGCGTGCCGTACTTTAACTGGGGTCCGCGTTACTTGAAGACCGTCAAGGATTTCCAAGCCGGCGCGTATAAAGCCGCATGGGACTGGGACGGTCCGGATTGGAAAGACATCAACAACCCGGACACCGGCGCAGTCGGCTTCACGTTCGGCAAAGCGTTGAGCGCCGCGAACAAGACCCAGGTCGAAACGTTCATCAAAGGTCTGGGCGATGGTAGCATCAATCTCTTCAAAGGTCCTATCACGTTGCAAGATGGCTCCGTCTACGTCAAAGACGGCGCGACGGCGACCGACAAGGAGATTTGGTATCTGCCGCAACTGTTGCAAGGCATGACTGGACAGAGCGCGCCCAGTAAATAG
- a CDS encoding DUF86 domain-containing protein, giving the protein MRGTNEKKFEDDLMRQDAVMLQIEIIGEAARNISNEFQEQHAEIPWSEMIGMRNKIVHDYFEIDVSRIWDTAKDDIPQLKKAVSKLLKDR; this is encoded by the coding sequence ATGCGCGGCACGAATGAGAAAAAGTTTGAGGATGATTTGATGCGCCAAGACGCCGTTATGCTCCAAATTGAAATTATTGGTGAAGCGGCGCGCAATATCTCGAATGAGTTTCAAGAACAACATGCCGAAATACCCTGGTCAGAAATGATTGGTATGCGCAACAAAATCGTCCATGACTATTTTGAAATTGACGTTTCAAGGATTTGGGACACTGCCAAGGACGACATCCCGCAATTGAAGAAAGCAGTTTCAAAATTATTAAAAGATCGCTGA
- a CDS encoding ATP-binding cassette domain-containing protein, translated as MRVELKNIHKHFGAVHANNDVSVTIQAGTIHGLLGENGAGKSTLMKMLSGFIHRDAGEISVDGRAVAFKNPAEAIRAGVGMLHQDPLDFPPLSVLDNFLLGRDDGFIQKRDAARGDLKKYSAQFGFALDPDAPVSSFTVGERQQLEIMRLLSLGAKILIFDEPTTGISLPQKNKLFETLNLLAHEGMTIIFVTHKLEDAEALCSRVTVLRLGKVVGEVTRPFTSDQLVQLMFGQALATNARQAIELGEPILDLRNIAVADYRLRVPDINLQVCTGEVIGLAGIEGSGQRLFLRMCAGLDQPVAGDVWIAGARMNGQLYQKYLDRGVAYLPAGRLEEGLVPGLDLTEHFVLAKRANDFFVNWDRALNEAQARIKEYNIRGAPTSRVEALSGGNQQRALLALLQPDLNLILLEHPTRGLDIESSMWVWKQLLERRKRGAAIIFASADLDEIFDYSDRILVFSGGRVARALNARETSVRQLGELIGGKGL; from the coding sequence ATGCGCGTCGAACTCAAAAACATTCACAAACACTTTGGCGCGGTCCACGCGAACAACGACGTCAGCGTGACGATTCAAGCCGGCACGATTCACGGTCTATTGGGCGAGAACGGCGCGGGCAAGTCCACGTTGATGAAAATGCTCTCCGGGTTCATCCATCGCGACGCCGGCGAAATTTCGGTGGATGGTCGTGCGGTCGCGTTCAAAAATCCCGCCGAAGCGATCCGCGCCGGCGTGGGGATGCTCCACCAAGACCCGCTCGATTTCCCTCCGCTCTCCGTCCTCGATAATTTTTTGCTCGGGCGCGATGATGGGTTTATCCAGAAACGCGATGCCGCGCGCGGCGATCTCAAAAAATATTCCGCGCAGTTCGGGTTCGCTCTCGATCCCGACGCGCCCGTTTCATCGTTCACCGTCGGCGAACGCCAGCAACTCGAAATCATGCGCTTGCTTTCACTCGGCGCAAAAATCTTGATCTTCGACGAGCCGACGACCGGCATTTCGCTTCCGCAAAAAAACAAACTGTTCGAAACACTCAACCTCCTCGCCCACGAAGGCATGACGATTATTTTCGTCACGCACAAACTCGAAGACGCCGAAGCGCTGTGCAGTCGCGTGACCGTGTTGCGCCTGGGCAAAGTCGTCGGCGAAGTGACGCGCCCGTTCACGAGCGATCAACTCGTCCAACTGATGTTCGGACAAGCGTTGGCGACGAACGCGCGTCAAGCCATCGAGCTGGGCGAACCGATTCTTGATTTGCGGAACATCGCGGTCGCGGACTATCGCTTGCGCGTGCCGGACATTAACCTGCAAGTGTGCACTGGCGAAGTCATCGGACTCGCGGGCATCGAAGGAAGCGGACAGCGATTGTTCCTGCGTATGTGCGCCGGACTCGATCAGCCGGTCGCCGGCGACGTGTGGATCGCGGGCGCGCGGATGAACGGACAGCTGTACCAAAAATATCTGGATCGTGGCGTTGCGTATCTGCCGGCGGGACGACTCGAAGAAGGACTCGTACCAGGGCTGGATCTCACCGAGCATTTTGTGCTCGCGAAACGCGCGAACGATTTTTTTGTGAACTGGGATCGCGCGTTGAACGAAGCGCAAGCGCGCATCAAAGAGTACAACATTCGCGGTGCGCCCACCTCGCGCGTCGAGGCGCTGTCCGGCGGCAATCAACAGCGCGCGTTGCTCGCATTGCTACAACCGGACTTGAATCTGATTTTGCTCGAACATCCGACGCGCGGACTCGACATTGAATCTTCGATGTGGGTGTGGAAGCAATTGCTCGAACGACGCAAGCGCGGCGCGGCAATCATTTTCGCGTCCGCCGACCTCGACGAAATTTTTGATTACAGCGACCGCATCCTGGTATTTTCCGGCGGACGCGTCGCGCGCGCGTTGAACGCGCGCGAAACATCAGTGCGGCAACTCGGCGAACTCATCGGGGGCAAGGGGCTATGA
- a CDS encoding XdhC family protein, translating to MDPVFHALMDALQNNQLVALATVVKTRGASPREPGAKMLVYPDGKFVGTIGGGEMELRVIAEARVAIREGKARCLDLDLQNHAGGNLDDERGEMDVFIEPLTHALTLVIVGAGHVGAAVAALARSLGFYIVVLDDRPEFVTPEKFPCADERIAGDLVQKIAALDLTPQTYVVLVTRAHALDPALLGALVEKDVAYIGMLGSDRRAQTAKNALKQRGVSDAALARVHAPIGIEINAETPQEIAVSIMAEIIQVKRKA from the coding sequence ATGGATCCAGTTTTTCATGCGTTGATGGATGCTCTACAAAACAACCAACTTGTCGCGCTCGCGACGGTCGTCAAAACGCGCGGCGCGAGTCCGCGCGAACCCGGCGCGAAAATGCTCGTCTATCCCGACGGTAAATTTGTCGGCACGATTGGCGGCGGCGAGATGGAACTGCGCGTCATTGCCGAGGCGCGCGTCGCGATTCGCGAGGGTAAGGCGCGCTGTCTTGATTTGGATTTACAAAATCACGCGGGCGGAAATTTGGACGATGAGCGCGGTGAGATGGACGTTTTCATCGAGCCGCTCACACACGCGCTTACGCTCGTGATTGTCGGCGCGGGACACGTCGGCGCGGCAGTCGCCGCACTCGCACGGTCGCTCGGTTTTTACATCGTCGTGCTCGACGACCGTCCGGAATTTGTGACGCCGGAAAAATTTCCGTGCGCGGACGAACGCATCGCCGGCGACCTGGTCCAAAAAATCGCCGCGCTTGACCTCACGCCGCAAACGTACGTCGTCCTCGTTACCCGCGCGCACGCGCTCGATCCCGCGTTGCTGGGCGCGCTTGTCGAAAAGGATGTTGCATACATTGGGATGCTGGGCAGCGACCGGCGCGCGCAAACCGCGAAGAACGCACTGAAACAACGCGGCGTAAGCGACGCCGCACTCGCGCGCGTCCATGCGCCGATTGGAATAGAAATCAACGCCGAGACGCCGCAGGAAATCGCGGTGAGCATCATGGCGGAGATCATTCAAGTAAAACGAAAGGCGTAA